A stretch of Desulfurivibrio alkaliphilus AHT 2 DNA encodes these proteins:
- a CDS encoding carboxypeptidase-like regulatory domain-containing protein: MNRKYLPATFAAAMVTLFLLLTPPTTAAQGKRPPAIPPQPEHSWGAPPGEVIFDTPYAPPYLYHPPPGYPGRPPYYHYPGYPPYFYPHYPPHPGYYQRETPWYEAPPPLPAGRVYLLVEPVQAQATINDYPLQRHPDLSYQLALLPGEYRLQVTAEGYQPVQRQLRIQGGERLQLTISLERITKP; this comes from the coding sequence ATGAACCGCAAGTATTTGCCGGCAACCTTCGCGGCCGCCATGGTAACCCTGTTTTTGCTGCTGACGCCACCAACGACGGCGGCCCAAGGCAAAAGACCGCCGGCAATACCGCCGCAACCGGAACACAGCTGGGGGGCACCACCGGGGGAGGTGATTTTTGATACCCCATATGCACCGCCCTATCTCTACCACCCGCCCCCCGGCTACCCCGGCCGGCCGCCCTATTACCATTACCCGGGCTACCCTCCTTATTTCTACCCCCATTACCCGCCCCACCCGGGTTATTACCAGCGAGAGACCCCCTGGTATGAAGCCCCCCCGCCCCTTCCCGCCGGCCGGGTGTACCTGCTGGTGGAGCCGGTGCAGGCCCAGGCCACCATCAACGACTACCCCCTGCAGCGCCACCCCGATCTCTCCTACCAGCTGGCACTGCTGCCCGGCGAGTACCGCTTACAGGTTACCGCCGAAGGATACCAGCCGGTGCAGCGCCAGCTGCGAATCCAGGGCGGAGAAAGGCTGCAGCTTACCATCAGCCTGGAGCGGATCACCAAACCCTGA
- a CDS encoding HDOD domain-containing protein yields the protein MSTHTVQEISQRIEELPTLPAIAHRISYLLDDETVDYRKIAALIEQDPPLAVKILRIANSPLHMTLSKVHTIEHALAILGANELRSILSALAVYDFFQQQESNGFDRRGFWRHAIVCSQIAKYLANHFRCQDDAIFLSGLIHDIGKIVFDAYFRDDFKQILTLVASRHQSFSKAEKEVLGVTHYQVAAKLLHQWDFPPQVVSPVLYHHAPWHDRDYPCSSIVIYLANIFAKIIGYPSLKAEEPTTAAIFSNPKLLKFLSINGFELNPKKVEVMIGNLHQTIHRSEDNILHLFD from the coding sequence ATGTCCACCCATACTGTGCAGGAAATCAGCCAGCGCATTGAAGAACTTCCCACCCTGCCGGCCATCGCCCACCGGATTTCCTATCTGCTGGACGATGAAACCGTAGATTACCGGAAAATCGCCGCCCTGATCGAGCAGGACCCGCCGCTGGCGGTCAAAATTCTGCGCATCGCCAACTCGCCGCTGCACATGACCCTCAGCAAAGTGCACACCATTGAACACGCCCTGGCCATTCTGGGGGCCAACGAACTGCGTTCCATCCTGAGCGCCCTGGCGGTTTACGACTTTTTTCAGCAACAGGAGAGCAACGGCTTCGACCGCCGGGGCTTTTGGCGGCATGCCATCGTTTGCAGCCAGATCGCCAAATATCTGGCCAACCACTTTCGCTGCCAGGATGACGCCATCTTCCTCTCCGGCCTGATCCACGATATCGGCAAGATCGTCTTCGACGCCTATTTCCGCGACGATTTCAAGCAGATTCTAACCCTGGTCGCCAGCCGGCACCAGTCGTTCAGCAAGGCGGAGAAGGAAGTCCTGGGGGTTACCCACTACCAGGTGGCCGCTAAACTGCTGCACCAGTGGGACTTCCCCCCCCAGGTGGTTAGCCCCGTACTGTACCACCACGCCCCCTGGCACGACCGGGATTACCCCTGCAGCTCCATCGTAATTTACCTGGCCAATATTTTTGCCAAAATCATCGGCTACCCCAGCCTCAAAGCGGAAGAGCCGACCACCGCCGCCATCTTCAGCAACCCCAAGCTGCTGAAATTCCTCAGCATTAACGGTTTCGAACTGAACCCGAAAAAAGTGGAGGTGATGATCGGCAATCTGCACCAGACCATTCACCGCAGCGAAGATAATATCCTGCATCTCTTCGACTGA
- a CDS encoding type II/IV secretion system protein yields MNKPALNSELTPNPNGHFRLGELLVREKMVGQQDIDRVLQLQQQEKQLIGLPLGQILVKQGKLSEKDLHRLQEHPSFRKHLGTLAVEKKYVSQEQLMFCLQKKDPGKALGQALIDEGFLDEAALYELIKEQACSDKLGDLAIKLNLVSQQDIATALKTQKASRSLGEICCDLGLISPLDLDRILNKYDKQTKLGEILIKLGYLDPDKLQKNLAQQQREGIPLGTLLINNKLITNSQLQEAISKQAGIPFKALEGFIYSENDKKALTRIISPKYAEKNLILPISMQGNELTVATLSAEKIRTVRDLNQLYDHLNISCIFITETKFAELFEILYSKKLSGQRSPEAKTESEESTPEAGPADSMQLELSEDIDEVADTQNDYGAYDLETEELVNYIVKYGITHKASDIHFEQDRKGAKLRFRIDGVLREVKAGWLQNKINEKPAAIVSRIKVMSSLDISERRIPQDGVFRINYFDRTMGQKYNLDFRVATCPAISGENITIRILDSRKANVGLEKLNHSPHVLDPFKIFLKSAAGMVLVTGPTGSGKSSTLYGALQYIYDPTLKIITAEDPIEYSFPGIMQTQINPKIGLSFAQLMRSFLRLDPDVILVGEMRDEETTHIGFDAAQTGHLVLSTLHTNDAISTLGRLDDLGVDRAQIAASLSCVLAQRLVRRICPTCLADYVPSEEEWSPLFNDYPTHLTFFKGEGCNDCDFTGFSGRTLLSELFVPSDFKSFSKGASVDELKAEAVEKGLMKTMVDDGLLKLGDTTISEILRVVPHEMIQMFRKRGLNAAAGSGEPAPASSTGRGRGFMLTDPATEGVRIDQMYEEYQSLAAISQSKEQIDRELFGRFINDNFHELRLSTGSRSILFNFESEDGNVRITAVPLG; encoded by the coding sequence ATGAACAAACCGGCCTTAAACTCCGAGCTGACACCCAACCCAAACGGCCATTTCCGTCTTGGCGAATTGCTGGTTCGGGAAAAGATGGTCGGCCAGCAGGACATCGACCGGGTTCTACAGCTCCAGCAGCAGGAAAAACAGTTGATCGGTCTGCCCCTGGGGCAGATTCTGGTCAAGCAGGGCAAACTCAGCGAAAAGGACCTGCACCGCCTGCAGGAACACCCCAGTTTTCGCAAGCACCTGGGCACCCTGGCGGTGGAGAAGAAGTACGTCAGCCAGGAACAGCTGATGTTCTGCCTGCAGAAAAAAGATCCCGGCAAGGCTTTGGGGCAGGCGCTGATCGATGAGGGTTTCCTGGACGAAGCAGCCCTGTACGAGCTGATCAAAGAACAGGCCTGCTCGGACAAGCTGGGCGATCTGGCGATTAAACTCAACCTGGTCAGCCAGCAGGATATCGCCACCGCCCTGAAAACCCAGAAGGCCTCCCGCAGCCTCGGCGAGATCTGCTGTGACCTGGGGCTGATCAGCCCCCTTGACCTGGACCGTATTCTCAACAAATACGACAAGCAGACCAAACTGGGCGAAATCCTGATTAAACTGGGCTACCTGGACCCGGACAAACTGCAGAAAAACCTGGCCCAGCAGCAACGGGAAGGCATTCCCCTGGGAACCCTGCTGATCAACAACAAACTGATTACCAACTCCCAGCTCCAGGAGGCCATCTCCAAGCAGGCCGGGATTCCTTTTAAAGCCCTGGAAGGCTTTATTTACAGCGAGAACGACAAAAAAGCGCTGACCAGAATCATCAGCCCCAAGTATGCCGAAAAAAACCTGATCCTGCCCATCTCCATGCAGGGCAATGAACTCACCGTGGCCACCCTCAGTGCCGAAAAAATCCGCACTGTGCGGGATCTCAATCAGCTTTACGACCACCTCAACATATCCTGCATCTTCATTACCGAAACCAAGTTTGCCGAGCTTTTTGAAATTCTCTACAGCAAAAAGCTAAGCGGCCAGCGCTCCCCGGAGGCCAAAACCGAAAGCGAAGAGAGTACCCCCGAGGCAGGCCCGGCCGACTCCATGCAGCTTGAGCTTTCCGAAGACATCGACGAGGTTGCCGACACCCAGAACGACTACGGCGCCTACGACCTGGAAACCGAGGAGCTGGTCAACTACATCGTCAAATACGGCATTACCCACAAGGCCAGCGATATCCATTTCGAGCAGGACCGCAAGGGCGCCAAACTGCGCTTCCGCATCGACGGCGTGCTGCGCGAGGTCAAGGCCGGCTGGCTGCAAAACAAGATCAATGAAAAACCGGCGGCCATCGTTTCCCGGATCAAGGTCATGTCCAGCCTGGACATTTCCGAGCGCCGCATTCCCCAGGACGGTGTTTTCCGCATCAACTACTTCGACCGCACCATGGGCCAGAAGTACAACCTGGACTTCCGGGTGGCCACCTGCCCGGCGATCAGCGGCGAGAACATCACCATCCGGATTCTTGACTCGCGCAAGGCCAACGTGGGCCTGGAAAAGCTCAACCACTCACCCCACGTGCTGGACCCCTTCAAGATTTTCCTGAAAAGCGCCGCCGGCATGGTACTGGTCACCGGCCCCACCGGCAGCGGTAAGTCATCCACCCTTTACGGTGCCCTGCAGTATATTTACGACCCCACCCTGAAGATCATCACCGCCGAGGACCCCATCGAGTACAGCTTTCCGGGGATCATGCAAACCCAGATCAACCCCAAGATCGGACTTTCCTTTGCCCAGTTGATGCGCTCTTTCCTGCGCCTGGACCCGGATGTGATCCTGGTGGGCGAGATGCGCGACGAGGAAACCACCCACATCGGCTTCGATGCCGCCCAGACCGGGCACCTGGTGTTGAGCACCCTGCATACCAACGATGCCATCAGCACCTTGGGCCGGCTGGACGACCTGGGGGTCGACCGGGCCCAGATCGCCGCCAGCCTCAGTTGCGTGCTGGCCCAGCGCCTGGTGCGCCGCATCTGCCCCACCTGCCTGGCGGACTACGTGCCCAGCGAAGAGGAATGGAGCCCGCTGTTTAACGACTACCCAACCCATTTAACCTTCTTCAAGGGGGAAGGCTGCAACGACTGCGATTTCACCGGCTTCAGCGGCCGCACCCTGCTGTCGGAACTGTTTGTGCCCAGCGACTTCAAATCTTTCAGCAAAGGCGCCAGTGTCGATGAACTGAAAGCGGAAGCGGTGGAAAAGGGGCTGATGAAGACCATGGTCGACGACGGCCTGCTCAAGCTCGGCGACACCACCATTTCAGAGATCCTGCGGGTGGTGCCCCACGAGATGATCCAGATGTTCCGCAAGCGGGGGCTTAATGCCGCCGCCGGCTCCGGCGAACCTGCACCCGCCAGCAGCACCGGCCGGGGGCGCGGTTTCATGCTCACCGACCCGGCCACCGAAGGGGTGCGGATCGACCAGATGTATGAAGAGTACCAGTCTTTGGCCGCCATCAGCCAAAGCAAAGAGCAGATCGACCGGGAATTGTTCGGCCGTTTTATTAACGACAACTTTCACGAGCTCCGCCTCAGCACCGGCAGCCGCAGCATCCTGTTCAACTTCGAAAGCGAAGATGGCAACGTGCGGATCACCGCCGTGCCGCTTGGCTAA
- a CDS encoding amidohydrolase family protein — translation MNADHIIMAGNLLDGSGAGVRRRVFLAMQAGCITAIGPVAELPRLPPGVAVTDLSHATLLPALVDGSVALARSSSLGPAAPPGLADTTPEARIALLQRHLGFCLSHGVLGAADGEDATGLVADYQQRMAPSGPIALRTAPHDFLRIGYSANIEADAAPDNRLSAGDLYRLLQHRGDKKAVVVANGRQAVAEALAAGCDAIEQGYAMGEDNLKQMAARGVLWLPALLRAKNALDGARGGGNICCRFSQRYVAPGKPVPGAEALWRQTLSEQLALLQRAKELGVTTAVGTGAGSAGIIHGEAVAEEVKLFIKAGYSLAEAIRCASVNGAAFFGFERLGELAVGRQATFLVTRGTAGQLPRKLSYLEGIYIDGVAVPL, via the coding sequence ATGAACGCAGATCACATCATCATGGCGGGGAACCTGCTCGACGGTAGCGGAGCGGGGGTGCGGCGGCGGGTCTTTCTGGCGATGCAGGCGGGCTGTATCACCGCCATCGGACCGGTGGCGGAGCTGCCGCGCCTCCCCCCGGGGGTGGCGGTAACCGACCTGTCGCACGCCACCCTGCTGCCGGCCCTGGTGGACGGCAGCGTGGCCCTGGCCCGCTCGTCTTCCCTGGGCCCGGCCGCACCACCGGGTCTCGCCGATACCACCCCGGAAGCCCGGATCGCCCTGCTGCAACGCCATCTTGGTTTTTGCCTCAGCCACGGCGTACTGGGGGCGGCCGACGGTGAAGATGCAACCGGCCTGGTGGCGGACTACCAGCAGCGGATGGCGCCGAGCGGGCCGATTGCCCTGCGCACCGCCCCCCATGATTTTCTTCGCATCGGTTATTCCGCCAATATCGAAGCGGACGCCGCCCCGGACAACCGGCTGAGCGCCGGCGATCTTTACCGTTTGCTGCAGCACCGGGGCGACAAAAAGGCGGTGGTGGTGGCCAACGGCCGGCAGGCGGTGGCCGAGGCGCTGGCGGCCGGCTGCGACGCCATCGAGCAGGGCTATGCCATGGGTGAGGATAACCTCAAACAAATGGCGGCCCGGGGGGTGTTGTGGCTGCCCGCTCTGCTGCGGGCCAAAAACGCCCTGGATGGCGCCCGGGGCGGCGGCAATATTTGCTGCCGGTTTTCCCAGCGCTACGTGGCGCCGGGGAAACCGGTACCCGGCGCCGAAGCGTTATGGCGCCAGACCTTAAGCGAGCAGTTGGCCTTGCTGCAGCGGGCCAAAGAACTGGGAGTAACCACGGCGGTGGGCACCGGGGCCGGAAGCGCGGGCATCATCCACGGCGAAGCGGTGGCGGAAGAGGTAAAGCTGTTTATCAAGGCCGGCTACTCCCTCGCCGAGGCCATCCGCTGCGCCTCGGTAAACGGCGCCGCCTTCTTCGGCTTTGAGCGGCTGGGGGAACTGGCCGTGGGGCGGCAGGCCACCTTCCTGGTCACCAGGGGCACGGCCGGGCAATTGCCGCGCAAACTCTCTTACCTGGAAGGCATATACATCGACGGTGTTGCCGTCCCGCTGTAA
- a CDS encoding CsgG/HfaB family protein: MKANLTTLINAFFLLAACSFIIPAATAQAQSGGPDMGTARAEDYHGPKAAIAVADFEDKTVGRGQYRREYGRGMQDMLVTELFNTNRFIVLEREKLSAVIAEQDLGASGRFRQDTTAPIGELEGAQLMVIAAVTGFDPGTSGTKGTVRGRSGLLGDRLGSLTAGVQQAHVALDLRVVDTATGRILSATNVEGKARSFDLGGSAFGSQGSGGLSTFARTPMEQAIRRAIAEAVDFVVEQTPAEFYQHR, encoded by the coding sequence ATGAAAGCAAACCTGACTACGTTAATCAACGCGTTTTTTCTGTTGGCGGCCTGCTCCTTCATTATCCCGGCGGCTACTGCCCAAGCGCAGTCCGGCGGCCCGGATATGGGCACGGCCCGGGCCGAGGATTACCATGGTCCCAAGGCGGCCATCGCGGTGGCCGATTTTGAAGACAAGACCGTGGGGCGAGGCCAGTACCGCCGGGAATACGGGCGCGGCATGCAGGACATGCTGGTCACCGAGCTGTTCAACACCAACCGTTTCATTGTGCTGGAACGGGAGAAGCTCTCGGCGGTCATTGCCGAACAGGACCTGGGCGCCAGCGGCCGTTTCCGGCAGGACACCACCGCCCCCATCGGTGAACTGGAAGGCGCTCAACTGATGGTGATCGCCGCGGTCACCGGCTTCGACCCCGGCACCTCCGGCACCAAGGGCACGGTCAGGGGCCGCAGCGGCCTGCTGGGCGACCGACTCGGGTCGCTGACGGCCGGCGTTCAGCAAGCCCACGTGGCACTGGACCTGCGTGTCGTCGATACCGCCACCGGCCGGATCCTGTCGGCCACCAACGTGGAAGGCAAGGCCCGCAGCTTCGACCTGGGCGGCTCGGCCTTCGGCTCCCAGGGCTCCGGCGGCCTTTCCACCTTTGCCCGCACCCCCATGGAGCAGGCCATCCGCCGGGCCATTGCCGAGGCGGTGGATTTTGTGGTCGAGCAAACCCCGGCGGAGTTTTATCAGCACCGCTAA
- a CDS encoding ATP-binding cassette domain-containing protein, whose translation MALVSLQQVSLAFGGRPLLDEVNLQLEPGERICLLGRNGEGKSTLLRLLNGEVEADGGEIVRQKGLRCACLEQEVPAELRGTVYQVAAGGPGPVDSLHLEKVLSRLDLPAEQEFGSLSGGLKRRVLLARALAGDPELLLLDEPTNHLDIAAITRMEEILLNFPGALLFVTHDRQLVRRLATRIIELDRGRLTSWPGDYDNYLRRRDERLAAEQSGQAKFDRKLAEEEAWIRQGIKARRTRNQGRVEALRKMRRDRAARREQSGRVKMQIQDGTRSGRLVAEAKELSFTYGAEPVISGLTTTIMRGDKVGIIGPNGVGKSTLLRLLLGQLAPTAGHLRLGVNLEICYFDQQREQLDPARTVADNLAEGRDTVLINGQSRHVLGYLKDFLFTPERARSPVAILSGGEKNRLLLARLFTRPCNVLVMDEPTNDLDVETLELLEELLLDFKGTLLLVSHDRAFLDNVVTSTLVFEGQGRVVEYAGGYQDWLRQRAAAEAAGKNTEPAASTRAGERGNAAPAATGEKERQPAGLSFTEKHELAELPAKLEALEAEQEELSAALAEPDFYRRPAEEITDHQQRLQALQEKLEAAYQRWEELEEKAQAD comes from the coding sequence ATGGCCCTGGTGTCTTTGCAACAGGTCAGTCTGGCCTTTGGCGGCCGGCCTTTGCTGGATGAGGTTAATCTCCAGCTGGAACCCGGCGAGCGGATTTGCCTGCTGGGCCGCAACGGCGAGGGCAAATCCACCCTGCTGCGCCTGCTCAACGGCGAAGTGGAGGCCGATGGCGGCGAGATCGTGCGGCAAAAGGGCCTGCGTTGCGCCTGCCTGGAGCAGGAGGTGCCGGCGGAGTTGCGGGGCACAGTGTACCAGGTGGCCGCCGGCGGGCCGGGGCCGGTGGATTCTCTGCACCTGGAGAAGGTGTTGAGCCGCTTGGATTTGCCCGCCGAGCAGGAGTTTGGCTCCCTCTCCGGCGGGCTCAAGCGCCGGGTGCTGCTGGCCCGGGCCCTGGCCGGCGACCCGGAACTGCTGCTGCTGGATGAACCCACCAACCATCTCGATATTGCCGCCATCACCAGGATGGAAGAGATTTTACTGAACTTCCCCGGCGCCCTGCTCTTTGTTACCCACGATCGGCAGCTGGTCCGCCGCCTGGCTACCCGGATCATCGAGCTGGATCGGGGCCGGCTTACCAGTTGGCCGGGAGATTACGACAATTACTTGCGCCGCCGGGATGAACGGCTGGCCGCCGAGCAAAGCGGCCAGGCCAAGTTCGATCGCAAGCTGGCCGAGGAGGAGGCCTGGATTCGTCAAGGCATCAAAGCCAGGCGCACGCGCAACCAGGGCCGGGTGGAGGCTTTGCGCAAGATGCGCCGGGATCGGGCGGCCCGGCGGGAGCAAAGCGGGCGGGTGAAGATGCAGATCCAGGACGGCACCCGCTCCGGTCGCCTGGTGGCCGAGGCCAAGGAGCTCTCTTTCACTTACGGTGCCGAGCCGGTGATCAGCGGGCTTACCACCACCATCATGCGGGGCGACAAGGTGGGCATCATCGGCCCCAACGGGGTGGGCAAGTCCACCCTGCTGCGGCTGCTGCTGGGGCAACTGGCGCCCACCGCCGGCCACCTGCGGCTGGGGGTTAACCTGGAGATTTGCTATTTCGACCAGCAGCGCGAGCAGCTCGACCCGGCCCGCACGGTGGCGGACAACCTGGCCGAAGGCCGGGACACGGTGCTCATCAACGGTCAGTCCCGCCATGTGCTGGGCTACCTGAAGGACTTTTTGTTTACCCCCGAACGGGCCCGCTCGCCGGTGGCGATTCTTTCCGGCGGCGAGAAGAACCGGCTGCTACTGGCCCGCCTTTTCACCCGCCCCTGCAACGTGCTGGTGATGGACGAGCCCACCAACGACCTGGATGTGGAAACCCTGGAGTTGCTGGAAGAGCTGCTGCTGGACTTCAAGGGAACCCTGCTGCTGGTAAGCCACGACCGGGCATTTCTCGACAACGTGGTCACCAGCACCCTGGTTTTTGAAGGGCAGGGGCGGGTGGTGGAGTACGCCGGCGGCTATCAGGACTGGCTGCGCCAGCGGGCTGCGGCTGAGGCCGCCGGCAAGAACACCGAGCCGGCGGCCTCCACCAGGGCGGGTGAGCGCGGGAATGCCGCCCCGGCGGCGACAGGGGAAAAAGAGCGGCAGCCGGCCGGGCTGAGTTTCACCGAGAAACACGAACTGGCCGAGCTGCCCGCCAAGCTGGAAGCCCTGGAGGCCGAGCAGGAGGAACTGAGCGCGGCCCTGGCGGAGCCCGATTTCTACCGCCGCCCGGCCGAGGAGATCACCGACCACCAGCAGCGTTTGCAAGCTCTCCAGGAGAAGCTGGAGGCCGCCTACCAGCGCTGGGAAGAACTGGAAGAAAAAGCCCAGGCAGACTGA
- a CDS encoding MinD/ParA family protein, with protein sequence MNRTIAITSGKGGVGKTNLTVNLAIHLAELGYRPCLFDADLGTANINIMLGINPEHDIGDVIRGEKTIQDIIIHDSSGVNIIPGSSGVEEMANLEAEHLDTLVKSFAALGRYDFFLFDTSAGISRSVVAFCLAASEVVLVITSEPTSMTDAYSLLKVLTRNKYGGRVRVVVNRCPDVASAKGVFKKFRMAVDKYLGVPLEPLGLVFQDEVVPRALQQQKSFMKLYPQSGAASCIRSLTQRLTNESAEKTAPEDMTVFWNNCFKYFNMPLDIPGKRQEQRGQESVPPPEPAVVAPVMEAAEETPAVPPPVAPSAAGESSATGEPGETGEPRQATNPQDPLQAFMPFIPIVQQLAGNLGQVSSELSRIREALGANGKNPGPAHSGDHNRPSTPAKDRQVYVLDLQAYAAGSNRSKES encoded by the coding sequence ATGAACAGAACCATTGCCATCACCAGCGGAAAGGGCGGCGTCGGCAAGACCAACCTCACGGTCAACCTGGCCATTCACCTGGCCGAACTGGGGTACCGGCCCTGCCTCTTTGATGCCGACCTGGGTACGGCCAACATCAACATCATGCTGGGGATCAACCCCGAGCATGATATCGGCGACGTGATCCGGGGCGAGAAAACCATTCAGGATATCATCATCCACGACTCTTCGGGGGTCAACATCATCCCCGGCAGCAGCGGTGTGGAAGAGATGGCCAACCTGGAGGCCGAGCATCTCGACACCCTGGTCAAATCATTCGCCGCCCTGGGCCGCTACGATTTTTTCCTCTTCGACACCTCCGCCGGTATTTCCCGCAGCGTGGTGGCCTTCTGCCTGGCGGCCTCCGAGGTGGTGCTGGTGATCACCAGCGAACCCACTTCCATGACCGACGCCTATTCCCTGCTCAAGGTGTTAACGAGAAATAAATATGGCGGCCGGGTAAGGGTTGTGGTAAATCGTTGCCCCGATGTGGCTTCCGCCAAAGGCGTCTTCAAGAAGTTCCGGATGGCGGTGGATAAGTACCTTGGCGTGCCGCTGGAACCTCTTGGCCTGGTCTTCCAGGATGAGGTGGTGCCCCGGGCTCTGCAGCAGCAAAAGTCGTTCATGAAGCTCTACCCGCAATCCGGCGCCGCCTCCTGCATTCGCTCCCTGACCCAGCGGCTGACCAACGAAAGTGCCGAGAAAACCGCGCCGGAAGATATGACGGTTTTCTGGAACAATTGCTTCAAGTATTTCAACATGCCGCTCGATATTCCAGGCAAGCGGCAGGAACAGAGGGGCCAAGAGAGCGTCCCGCCACCGGAACCAGCCGTTGTTGCACCGGTTATGGAGGCGGCAGAGGAAACACCGGCGGTGCCGCCACCGGTTGCCCCGTCGGCAGCGGGTGAAAGTAGCGCAACCGGGGAGCCAGGGGAAACTGGGGAGCCGAGGCAGGCCACCAACCCACAAGACCCGCTGCAGGCTTTTATGCCCTTTATACCCATTGTCCAGCAACTGGCTGGCAACCTGGGGCAGGTCTCCAGCGAGTTGAGCCGAATCCGGGAGGCCCTGGGAGCCAACGGTAAAAATCCCGGCCCCGCGCATTCCGGCGACCATAACCGGCCCAGCACCCCGGCCAAGGATCGACAGGTTTACGTACTGGACCTGCAGGCATACGCCGCCGGGTCTAACCGCTCCAAGGAATCGTGA
- a CDS encoding AEC family transporter, producing MENFILTISFLLIGLLLQRLPQLPQDAAQTLNLFVIYVSLPALVLLKVPQLEFSRELLVPALMPWGMLAVSALAVLLLARALAWSREITGTLLLLVPLGNTSFLGIPMVNAFFGEEGIPYALIYDQFGSFLALATYGSLVVAIYGSQGEKPSWRTVARKIATFPPFLALILALALALGPDPAAIPAPVTALLASLAATLVPVVMIAVGLQLSLRLNREVLAPMGLGLAIKLCLAPLLALLAVQALGLEGLAARVAVFEAGMPPMVSAGALAVVAGLSPKLTAAMVGLGILLSFVTLPLLFQLL from the coding sequence GTGGAAAACTTTATCCTGACCATCTCCTTTCTGCTTATCGGCCTGCTGCTGCAGCGGTTGCCGCAACTGCCCCAAGACGCCGCCCAGACCCTGAATCTGTTTGTCATCTACGTATCGCTGCCGGCGCTGGTGCTGCTCAAGGTACCCCAACTGGAATTTTCCCGCGAGCTGCTGGTGCCGGCCCTGATGCCCTGGGGGATGCTGGCGGTCTCCGCCCTGGCGGTGCTGCTGCTGGCCCGGGCTCTGGCCTGGAGCCGGGAGATCACCGGCACCCTGCTGCTGCTGGTGCCCCTGGGCAACACCTCGTTTCTGGGCATTCCCATGGTCAACGCCTTCTTCGGTGAAGAAGGGATTCCTTATGCCCTCATCTACGACCAGTTCGGCTCTTTCCTGGCCCTGGCCACCTACGGTTCTTTGGTGGTGGCCATCTACGGCAGCCAGGGGGAAAAACCTTCCTGGCGGACGGTGGCCAGAAAGATTGCCACCTTTCCCCCTTTTCTGGCCCTGATTCTGGCCCTGGCGCTGGCCCTGGGGCCGGACCCGGCCGCCATCCCGGCCCCCGTGACCGCGCTTTTGGCCAGCCTGGCCGCCACCCTGGTGCCGGTGGTGATGATCGCCGTGGGCCTGCAACTGAGCCTGCGCCTTAATCGCGAGGTGCTGGCACCCATGGGGCTGGGGCTGGCCATCAAGCTTTGCCTGGCGCCGCTGCTGGCCCTGCTGGCGGTCCAGGCCCTGGGGCTTGAAGGCCTGGCCGCCCGGGTGGCGGTCTTTGAGGCCGGCATGCCGCCCATGGTCTCCGCCGGCGCCCTGGCGGTGGTGGCCGGCCTGTCTCCGAAACTCACCGCCGCCATGGTGGGGCTGGGTATCCTGCTGTCCTTTGTCACCCTGCCCCTGCTGTTCCAACTGCTGTAA